One Gossypium hirsutum isolate 1008001.06 chromosome A08, Gossypium_hirsutum_v2.1, whole genome shotgun sequence genomic window, actaccaaattaatatttcctctagaaatattacaaaggagaagatttttgggatgatacaaccaaagggggaggggttctatatataacaaaccaaaccccctccctttctatcttttcctaatgtgggatattgccaatattcaacaaatctccaccttggcgatattccacatcttcgaacatcttctcataacacaaacttcaatagtgtcttcaaatttgcaaccaatcgccttcttcccttttggtagttgtgccagcttccacgtcttgtttttctctagagattgcatttcctcttccattgcacctaaccatctattattctctaaactctgaatggcttcggtgtaagtggatggaatattatcaacaactggaagtgcataagctaccatgtcagtgaaacgagcaggtttctgaatttctcgtctctgccttctgactgcaattggctctgattgctgttgaggttcttgggtagaaacctcttcctcatctgactctgcatctgccaatgaagaatcactagtggtaccttttgctggaattaccacactctgctcaaactccacctgctgcggagtacactccacctgctgtgaagtactactcactccttctggatttaccttattcaacatggcagattcatgaaaggtaacatccctactgattatcgtcttctttgcctctagacaccacaaacgatatcccttaacaccagcattgaagcccatgaatagagccttctttgctcttggatctaactttgattctttcacatgataatatgcaatagaaccaaaaatgcgcaaggtgtcataatcagtagcaggttttccataccatttctccaaaggagtcttgccatttatagcagatgatggcaaatgattgatgagatgttgagcgtacgtcacagcctcagtccaaaactttctatctaatccagcattagataacatacatcgaactttctccacaagcgttcgattcatacgctctgccaccccattctgttgcggtgttccacctacggtgaagtgccttactatgccacaatcttggcatatcttcaggaatggatcgcttttatattctccaccgttgtctgatcggagaaccttaatcttccttcctgtctgattttcaactttagttttccacttaaggaaaacttcaagcacctcatctttgttcttcataggaaacacccaaactcgtctggaaaaatcatcaataaaggtgacaaaataacgtcttcctccaggtgatggagtcttggacggtccccatacatcagaatgcacataatccagaatacctttagtattgtgaatcccagtgccaaatttcacccttcgttgttttcccagaacacaatgctcgcaaaattcaagtttgcaagtctttgtacctttcaataatccttgcttggctagagtttgcaaggatttttcaccagcatggcccaaacgcatatgccacagctgtgttgcctcagcgtccttcttggtactcgaaattgctgctgctgttgtcccgaccactgtactaccttggtagtaatacagattgttctttcttatgcctttcaacatcaccaatgctcttgaagttgctttaagaactccatctcgtattgtcacaactaggcctttagattctaacgaccccaaagagatgagattcttcttcaactttgggacatatcgtacatcccgcaaaattctagtagatccatcatgactcctcagtttaattgaacctatcccggctattttacatgtgttatcattacccatgtaaacaaccccttcatctagtttttgaaattcaaagaaccattcccgaatgggacacatatgataggaacaaccagaatccatgatccactcatctgcatataatgttgaagatgtcatactaagagaaaagtctgactctgcttcactattgcattctgcaacatttgcatcttgcggagtcttcccttttttcttcaattttggacaatctttcttccaatgtcctttttctttgcaaaaagaacattcatctttggcaacagctcgacctttggactttcttctcttcccattagactgactttgctgacgacctcttgttaccaatgcttccactgctgcttcacctgaacctttcaacttatcctttcggcgtagttcatagctatacaatgcagcagttacttcattgaaagttacttccgattttccatgaagtagagtagtttcaaggtactcaaactcctcaggaagcgatcccaacaacattaacgccaagtcttcgtcttcaaaagtcacatccaaattcaacaaatcagccaccagctgattaaaattggtaatgtgctcgttcatcgtggtaccaggaacataattgaaacgaaacagtcttttcttcatatgcaacttattttgactgttcttcttcaagaatttctcctccaatgctttccacaatttacttgcagaagtctctttactgaatgtatacttctgctctctggaaagacatgatcgaattgtaccacatgccaatcggttgatggtcttccattctttatcatcaactccttctggtttttcttcctcaatggcaatatctagaccctgttgaaagagggcatctagaagctcactttgccacatgccaaaatgacctgttccatcaaaaatttccactacaaatctcgtatttgcagttccaatcctcggtaaaatgtacgaagtggaagttgttgatatggatggtttttcttctgtcatttttgccatagcttctacttaatagccaccaaatgcagaatacccacaaactttaggaaatgtttctgatgtgtaagatcagactaagctgcaaacacagagcatactgcaaaaccttggctcggataccaattgttgcggaagcgacgataatattaataacaatattatcagaaatatttagataattattatgccaacaattatactaagaaaattcccagttaaattggaggggtcacaatggtcccgcttaaaacccaacaactagacagaactcacttagatatttatagcaataataactaaataaatataaccaacataaagctattaaataaaagcaaacaaataagaaataaaataccagagttttaacgaggttcggccaatttagcttacgtcctcggacactaccaaattaatatttcctctagaaatattacaaaggagaagatttttgggatgatacaaccaaagggggaggggttctatatataacaaaccaaaccccctccctttctatcttttcctaatgtgggatattgccaatattcaacaataaccacatcCACAATTTGCTTTCCCACTTCCCCGTTGTCATCGAGGCCATCGAGACGGCAGGAGAGACAGCAGGGCGCGACCGAGGCGAGATGCAAAGGCGGGGAATTGCTCTCAAAATGAAGTACGATAAGGAATGGAATGACCCCAAACTTTTCCAGTTCCGATTTGGGAAGCAATACTTGATCCCTCAAGACATTTGTAGTCGTTTCGAGCGTGCTTGGAGAGAAGATAGATGGAATCTTGTGGAAACTCTAAGGGAGAAGAGCAGTTCGGAATCCACAACCAAAACTCAGCAGCGTCTGGCTGACTTGTTGATCAAGAAAATCATTGGATCAGAGGGTTGTATTGGCAAACTCTTCCCAAGTTCAATCTTGAATGGAGGGGATTACGTAGTGAGGCGACGAGTTGGGGGACAGTACAAGGAAATCCAGTGGCTGGGTGATAGCTTTGCATTGAGAAACTTCTTCGGGGATGTTGAAACATCAGCCTCTGAAATCTCCACCCTTCTTTCACTTTCACATCCCAATATATTGCAATACCTTTGCGGGTTCTACGatgaggaaaaaaaagaagtattgCTGGTTCAAGAGCTGGTGAACAAGGATCTTACTTATTACATGAGTGGCTCCAAACGGAGGGTCTCGTTTTGCCTTCCTGTCGTGGTTGATCTCATGTTTCAGATTGCAAGAGGAATGGAATATCTTCACTCACAGAAGATATACCATGGAGATTTAAACCCTTCTAATATCTTTCTCAAAGCTAGAAACAGTACTGACGATTATTTCCAGTTGAAAATCTCGGGTTATGGTTTATCCACTGTCAAAACTACGACCGGTTCTTCTCTGAAACCGAATGAGACCAAGCCTTGCATTTGGTATGCTCCGGAAGTTTTGCAAGAGCCAGAGCATTGCCTGCCAGGGAATGGCACCAGCTTTAAGTGCACTGAGAAAGCAGATGTTTACAGTTTTGGGATGCTTTGCTTTGAGCTCTTGACTGGGAAAGTGCCATTCGAAGATGGACATCTTCAAGGGGATAAGGTGAGTCGAAATATTAGAGCAGGGGAGAGGCCTTTGTTTCCCTACACTGCGCCTAAATACCTTGCCAACTTAACCAAAAGATGCTGGCACTCTGATCCGAATCAACGTCCAAGCTTCTCATCGATTTGTCGGATTTTACGATATGTAAAGAAGTTTATCGTGATGAACCCTGACCATGATGAGCCCGATGCTCGATCACCGGTCTCAGATTATTGTGAGATAGAGTCATGGTTCTTGAAAAAGTTTGCTGCCAATGGGAGTTTCAATTCATTATCAGTGGCACAAATACCGTTTCAAATGTTTGCTTATAGGCTTGCAGAGAAAGACAAAACTATTTTGAACAGCATGGATAAGAATGGAGAGGGAGCAGCCTCAACTTCCAGAGAAGACATGAATTCAACAGTTGATGATCCATTGATAGCAGCTAGTGATGCAAAATCTGCGGACTCTGATGGAAAATCGGTGTATTCTGAGATTCAAGAACAGAGATCAATCCATTTGGATTCAACGCCACAAAGGAGATCAGTTTGCACCCGGATTCCAGAGAAGAAAATTTTACAGATGAAGAGAAACAGTAATGTGAAGGCGGCCAGAAAGAGTACAGGTCATAAATATGGTAATTTCTACTTTCATTTTTGTACACTAACAAATTCCTCAACTGAAGCCAGTGTTGGAATATGATTATGCAGGGATACCTAATGGAAAACCTACACAACCGCCATTACCTCGTGTTCAGAGTGTAAAGAATGTGAGAGTAAGTCGGTTAAAATCAATGACGAGGTCGTTGAGCACTGATCGGCTAAGATTAGCAGCTGGTGAGACCTCGGATTAAAATACACTATCAGAGGTGAACATTGTACTATGTTTATCATCCATTAATCGCCACACTCATGAACAGGGTTGCAGGTATTCTATCAAACATTTTGGCCAAAAGAGACTGCgtcttcttttctattttttttttcattttttcatcatAAACTTGTAGTTACAATAATAGCAACACTTTAGTTTTATCGTTGGATAGATGCATTTCGTCATCAATACccatttttcttcttgttttatgAAGGTTTTTTTTCCTCCTAAATACAGTCTTAATCTTTCTCGTTCAATTTTGATGATGAAAATCTTCTTTTCAGCTGTGGGATTGTCAAAAATGATCTATTTTTCTAAACATTTGGCTGATTTCTACTAGAAAAGTTGCAAATAACTTAATAAACAAATCTTCTATAATTGTTGAGTGAAACCAGTTTAAAAAATATGGCAACCAAATAACGAAAGAGTTATACGCTTGATCTTACAGCCAAAATTATCATATACATCAAAATCTGTAGATCAGGGATAAACCATTGGCAACATAGATTGACAGAATGTTAGTTACAACAAAATGAGAACCATAGAATCCCGTAAATTATATCATAAACAAACCCAGTTAAAAGAAATCTTGCTCCAGGAATCATCATGATGGAAAGCATCTCATAGAAGAGTTTTCTATCTCAACTTTGCTTTCCCATATTTACAGTCGAGTGTTCTATATCTTGGGGACCATGGTGGCATCACGACATTCCAGGTTGTTCAGCGTGTGAAAGTTTCAGTGGAATCTCGTCCTgcccaatttttgatgatttggaACCACAACTCATTTTGTCTGGCTTTACTCGGCCTAGTCTATTCTATGCATTAAAGCCCTATAATATACTTGGCCTGAACCCAGGATGGCTTCACTGCTTACTGATAAGTTTCTAGTAGAAATGTTGGCAACCGTGAGGTTCAAAAAATGAGAACAAGCTATCAAGCTTCTCCTTAAATCATCTGCAACACTTCAATACATCCACTAGAGTTTGCAGCAACAACAATGTTTGATTTCCTTCTCCAGAAAACCCTTGATACAAATAGCACTTTGTCATCATCAGTCTCTTTCCCAGAAATAGGATCAATGGATCCAAATTTGTGGGAAGTTATTGGCATAGGCAGAGATCTATAGCACGCATGTACCTAGAACACAGCATTTCAACAAGTTAATGCTTTGCAGCCAAAAGAAACAGATAAATGTATCTGCTAACTGAGTGGTTTTAGATCGCCCTACTTTCCTATCTCAAGAAAGAGGAGGAAATCAAGCTTAAGTTAATACCTCATTTGTTTCTGAACCACAAGTTATGTAACCATTAGCAAAAAGATAATCTCGCAAAATTCTGGAGAAGCAAGTAAAAAGTCGAACAAACACAAGTAAAGACAAAGGGCTTTGTCAGATATTTTGGAATTGTTGAGTTTTTCACACAGGAAGAGAAACAGATCTATTTTACCCGGGTAAAATATGAATCTCTTGTTGAAACTGGAGCAACAAAGTAATAAACCCGGATAAAGTATGTGTTAAGTTTCAATCAAATGATCAATGAAACAAAGCAAAGAAATTTTGTGTTTGAAAGCTCAAAACAGAAGCAAAATCGGATGAACAAAATGAGAGAACAAGTTGGCTATGCTTGTTACTTGAAAAGTTCAAAATTACATGTACATAAGTAGATGGATTACATTGGTAAAAAACAAAGCTTGCTTGTGCAAGTAAATAACCTGTTAAATCATCATAATGATTTACTAAACAACTACTAAAATAGCAAAGTATCTAACTAAACCTTAGCAAATACAAAAGGTTACATTAAAACAACAAAAGTCAACTGTCACATGGACATGCCAATCGAATTACTCCTTGGAAAATAGCATGCTTCAACTGTGATGCTCGGTCAGTTGCATGCTCGTGCATGATTGCATGGTTGCATGCATGTTGCTGCTGTAGTTGCCACCTTtgaacactcctccttggctacAAGGCAACAAACTCCAATCTCTTTCCTTAAACATTCGAACCTTCCAGCAGCCAATGGCTTGGTCAGAACATCAGCAAGCTGATCCCTCGAATAACAATGTACCAAGCAGATTTCCTTACCAAGTTCAGCTTCTCTTACAAAGTGATACCTGAtcttgaaatgttttgttttaccATGGAACACAGGGTTCTTGGCAATGGCAACAGCAGACTGGTTGTCAACCTTAATTTCAGTTGCTTCCATTTGTCTAGCATTTAAGTCATCCAATAACTTTCTAAGCCAAACGGCTTAGTTAACAGCAGTAGCAGCTGCAATATACTCAGCCTCTGCAGTGGATTGAGCTagtgtttgttgcttctttgaactccaactgAAAACACTTGAACCTAGACTAAAGAAGTAGCCTGATGTGCTCTCATGTCATCAACTgaaccagcccagtcactatctgaATAACCAACAAGTTTCAGCTCCTTTGACCTTCCAAACTTCACACCAAAATTCAAAGTCCCTTTGACATATcttatgtaacgccccgtacccgacccgagaccgttaccggagtcgaacacggggtgttaacggacttaattcatttgcttacatagttcattttaaaatttccagacaagctggctaactgcatcacagtcactttaaaaatcatatctcaagttccaaaacttgaaaaccgattccgtaaatttttcctgaaactagactcatatatccatctacaattttttttctagaatttttggttgggccaattagtacagtttattagttaaagtctcccctgtttcagggttcgactactctgaccttcatgcattacgacttagatatttccctgtacagggcttcaatacttatgccatttgtttctaataaaactagactcaaaaaggaacctgtacatataaagcatgacttctaattatctctggttaatttatagtgaatttccaaagtcagaacaggggatccagaaatcgctctggccccgtttcacgaaaacttaaacatctcataaaatac contains:
- the LOC107887311 gene encoding mitogen-activated protein kinase kinase kinase 7 is translated as MEHFRQIGEVLGSLGALMVLQDDSQINRRQCCLLFDIFGSAFNTIAEEIKLNLQLDEKNTKWNALEQPFKELQRIFKEGEVYVRQSMDKRDWWVKAINLHQNKDCVHNHIHNLLSHFPVVIEAIETAGETAGRDRGEMQRRGIALKMKYDKEWNDPKLFQFRFGKQYLIPQDICSRFERAWREDRWNLVETLREKSSSESTTKTQQRLADLLIKKIIGSEGCIGKLFPSSILNGGDYVVRRRVGGQYKEIQWLGDSFALRNFFGDVETSASEISTLLSLSHPNILQYLCGFYDEEKKEVLLVQELVNKDLTYYMSGSKRRVSFCLPVVVDLMFQIARGMEYLHSQKIYHGDLNPSNIFLKARNSTDDYFQLKISGYGLSTVKTTTGSSLKPNETKPCIWYAPEVLQEPEHCLPGNGTSFKCTEKADVYSFGMLCFELLTGKVPFEDGHLQGDKVSRNIRAGERPLFPYTAPKYLANLTKRCWHSDPNQRPSFSSICRILRYVKKFIVMNPDHDEPDARSPVSDYCEIESWFLKKFAANGSFNSLSVAQIPFQMFAYRLAEKDKTILNSMDKNGEGAASTSREDMNSTVDDPLIAASDAKSADSDGKSVYSEIQEQRSIHLDSTPQRRSVCTRIPEKKILQMKRNSNVKAARKSTGHKYGIPNGKPTQPPLPRVQSVKNVRVSRLKSMTRSLSTDRLRLAAGETSD